One Pseudomonadales bacterium genomic window, TGGGAGATGTCATTTGCCGAAAGTGGCGAACAGGCGCTTGCGCTCATGGAGGATGCCGTATTTGATGTAGTCGTTAGTGACATGAAAATGCCAGGTATCAATGGCGTCGAACTTCTGACTAAAATTAAAAACCAATATCCTGACACGATTCGCATTGCCCTTTCCGGCCATGCCGAAATGGAAATGTTGTTGGAAAGCGTGCAGGTAACCCACCAGTTTCTAGCCAAACCATCCGATGCAGAACATATTAGAAATGTGGTTTCTCAAGCCTTTGCTCTTAGAAGTATGCTGGAAGATGAAAAGCTGCGATCCTGCATAGCCAGCATTGATATACTGCCTAGTCTGCCTGACCTCTATGCACGGGTCATGGAGGTAGCAGCTTCTCCTGATGGAACATTAAGAGATATCGGGAGCATCGTCGGCGAAGATATCAGCATGAGCGCAAAATTGCTTAAAATAGTCAATTCTGCTTATTTTGGTTTGGCCCGGGATGTCTCATCGCCGGAAGAGGCAACCACAATACTCGGCTTAAATATTATTCGAAGCCTGATTCTTTCGGTCAAAATTTTCAGTAGTTTTGAGAAAAACGACTGTGCATTGAATTTGCAACAGCTTAACCGTCATTGCCAAAATGTTGCTTTTTTAGCCAAAGCCATTGCCCAACACGAAAATCAACCCCGAAGAATATGCGACTTATCCTTTATGTCCGGGCTGTTACACGATATCGGCAAGCTTGTTCTCGCAACGGCCTATGTCGATAAATTTTCCAAGACGCTCAACTCAAGTCAACCTTATGAAGCCTGGGAAGAAGAACAAAATATTTTCGGTATTTCACATGCCCAAATAGGCGCCTATTTATTGGGCGTCTGGAATTTACCCAGTTCGGTCGTAGAAGCAGTCGCCTATCACCATATACCGGATAAAGCCATTGAGCATTCTTTCTCACCCTTAACGGCAACTCATATCGCCGATGCTTTGCTTCTTGAGCTTGAAACCAATAACCGGGATGAACAAGAGCCCGCATTTTGCGTGGACTATGTCGCTCAATTTGCTGATGCCGAAAAGATCAATGACTGGCGCGCACTCACTGTAGAATTATTTGGGGGAGGTTAATTAATTTTTCATGAGCAATAACATACTATTCGTCGACGACGAATCAAATGTGCTGGACGCTTACCGGCGCAATTTACGTAAGCAGTTCAATATAACCACCGCCATCAGTGGTGCCGAAGGATTGAACGCTATACAAACACAGGGGCCATTTGCCGTTATTGTGTCCGATATGCGCATGCCCGAAATGGATGGCGTTGCGTTTTTAATGAAAGCCAAAGATCTTGCACCTGATACCATTCGGATGATGCTCACAGGTAACGCGGACCAACAAACCGCCATTGATGCCGTTAACAAAGGCGATGTGTTTCGGTTTTTAAATAAACCCTGCACACCTGAAGATATGGCTATCTCTCTTAACGATGCGATAAAACAGTACGAACTGATTAACGCTGAAAAAGCTGTTCTCGAAAATACGCTTAAAGCCAGCATAGAGACACTGGCAGAAGTGCTTTCTTTAATCAGCCCTGACGTTTTTGGACGCACCACACGAATTAAGCGTTATATGCTCGAATGCGCGAAGATATTGGCATTACCCAATCTTTGGGAACTCGAGTCTGCCGCGTTAATGAGTCAAATGGGCTGCGTCACCTTACCCGAAGAGCTCACCAAAAAGGCACTCTCGCTTTCCCCGTTAAATGAAGAAGAGTCAAAGCAGTATAACCGTCACCCCCTGTTGGGTGCAGAGCTTATTGTGAAAATCCCCCGCATGGAAGTGGTGGCAAATAGCATTAAATACCAACACAAATATTATGATGGCTCAGGCTCACCTGCGGATGATTTGCAAGGAGACGATATACCCATCGGCGCTAGAATTTTACGTGTACTGCTCGATTATGACCTATTGGAAACGGCTGGCTTGCGTGGCAATGCAGCCTTAGAAAAACTAAAACGGCGCCCCGGCAAATACGACCCTAAAGTACTCGATGCATTCGAACAATTTTTAAATGAAGAATTAGGTGCTCTGGAACAGGAAATCTCTGTCACCCAACTCAATTCCTCAATGATTTTAGCGGAAGATGTGATTACTAAAGGCGGCACTCTGCTAATGTGCAAAGGACAACAAACATCGGAATCCGTGGCGGAACGACTGACCAATTTTTGGCGTAACGGCGCCATCGCCAATAAAGTAAAAGTATTCCATATTAAAAGTGCAGACGACGGGGAAAAGGCAGTGACGTGAGCGGTCAATTGAGTGACCGCTTAGATTCACCCATTTTAAATACTGGCTGCGGATACTGGTCGGCAATGACAGTCGATAGGGTTAAAATCCATACCTGGCTGATAAATAGAGATTACTGTTGTCCTCAAACTGTCCAAAAAAAGTATGCTGATTTTCACCGTAAAACAAATTTGCGCCCCATTCAACTTGCCATGCATCCGAGATTTTGTATTGCGCCTTAAGTCGTGCGTAACCATCCTTATCCGTAGGGCTATAAAAATTGAACAGCGAAAGCACGAGGTTTTGATTCAACAATAGCCGAGTTAACCGAAGAGTCCAAACAAAACGATCTTCATCGGCCTCGGCAGCACCACCGGGAAGGCTCTCCAGATAAGCTCGGTAATCCTCCTTATGCTCTAAATAGAACTGCATCGAGCCACTGAAATTTTTCATCAATTCTTGCTCATAGCCCAACAGCATCCGCCACTCGCTATTGCGCACAAATGGGCTTTTTCCGCTACTATCATCTTTACTGTGATAATAGCCTAGCTCTAGATTGGCAATACCCCGATACACTGGCCCACGCAAACTCACCCCCCCCACTTCAAGTCGTGGGAAAATAAAACGTCCGGTTTTCGCATCTGTTCCGTTCGGACTTTTCCAATAACCCTGATAGGCATAGATCGCCAGCTCCAGCGATCCTCGATTAGTGTATAAACGGGCAGACCACTCATCTTCCGAAAACCATTGATCGGGACGATCAACGTGAAAATTGTCATGCTGTCCGACCACGGCACCCTGATTTGGATTAAAAAATGAAATACGCGAACCATCGATATAACGATCCGCATCAAACCTAGGCGTATAAATCATCTCGATATTAAAACGAGAGCCGAAAACACCAACTTTTAACGCATCGGAAGGTGCCTTTAAATACTCATCATCTCTGCCTATAAAGAATGCATTCCAATCTTTCGGAAACAGGTCATTAATAAACATCAAATCCCCAGTTCCCCAAGTGAGTATTTGCCTTCCAGCCTTTATATCCATTTTTGCAAAGGGGCGAAATAGCAAATAAGCCTCTCGCAGATCTAACCAGCCCCGACCTGATTCCAAGGCCACACTTCTGTTATCGACGACATCATCGTAAAGCAAGTCCAACGTTAGCCGGGAAGTTAGCGCCAACCATTGTTGCTCCCATTGAATTTGCAACCGACTTTCAAGAATAGACTTCTGCTTTTCATTCTTATCATTACCAATGCGACTGCCGACTCGCGCTTCGGCAAATCCGCTTAAGTCGATAGAGCGACGTTCCAGTCCCTCCGATCCTTTAGACTGAGGCGCAGCTTCCGTCTCCCCCAACCCTGCCGGCAGTGATGGTTCACCTTGTTCGCGGCCGGAAATACTTAATCCCGGAGGAAGCAGTGGTTCATCGCTACCCACTTCACTGCCAAGCCCCGCTGGTAGCTCCGGCTCTGCATCTGCAGCCCCATAGGTATGGCTGCTGAGGCAGATGATTACCAGCAAGACAACCTGCCTGAGCTGCATGTCACCTAAGCTCACGGCGTGGCGGGTTACGCAGATAACGTTCCGAAAACAAGTCATCGGCAAGGCCAACATTGTATTTCACATCGCTGTAACTCATTTCTGTATAACCACCGATACGTGAATCTGCCATGCGGCTTTGTGTCACGGTTTGAAAACCATCTATCTCCTCTACCTTGAGTGCTGAATAAGTACGGTATAATGTGTCGTTGTTATCATAGTATTCAGTTTTCACCGGAATAAAGGTTTCCCGGTGGATCCAGTTTTTGTAATAGGCAAACTCCACAGCATTTGCGTTCTTTGGCGTACTTTTCACCACATAATAATTTTTACTTTGCTCCAAAAGTGTGTGCTCATCTTCATCAATAGCGCGCCCAGATACATCTTCGTAGAAGAAATGCGAGCCAACAAAACTGGTTCTTTCATCACTTGCCGCAATGCGCTTAACCAAATCCAATGCCGGCAGATAGAGCCAACGATCATCATCCTGATTAATTTTTTTCCATACTAGAAAAACTGTTTTGCTAACATCAGACGGCCGCGTAAAGTAAACAAAAAACTTCTGCTCGGCATCCACCTCATTGGTGTCATCGCGACGAAGAATAGTAAAATCACGATTGCGTTCGCGGCCCTGCGCGTCAAAGATCGACATATGCACCTTCGCACGCCCATCCTCTCCTTTATAGTACGCGGCCTGATTGGCCTTGCTGACAATTTCAGACACCTCCATTGACCAAGCCGCACTAGCACAGAGCATTACCATACCCACCATAAATATCTTTAATTGGCCAATATACATTTTAAGTACCTCGCTCTGACTTGGTTAGGGAGCCTCGGAATAAGATATTCTCGAAGAGACGAATGAGTGCTGGCAATAATAATAGGGTTGCAGCACCCGCCAATAAAAGAATGGTTGATATAAAAAATCCAACTGTTTGATAGGGGACCAGCGGTGCCAACAGTAGCGGCAAAAAGCCACAACCAATGACAATAATGTTACGTGTGATAGCACGCGCCGGCTCCCCGTAGACAGCCCGAACCGTTTCTTCCCAGTTGGCATACCGCTTGCGTAATTCACGAGCGCGGGCGAGGAAGTGAATCGCATAGTCTATCGCCAAACCAAGACTTAAAGATGAAAGTACCGCCACCGGCATATCGTAGTCTTTGCCAATAAAACCGATGAAGCCATAGGTCAGGGCAATCGTCACGGTCAAGGGCACCATACTGAGTAACCCCCACCAGAGTGAGCGGAACAAAAAAACCATCATGGCTAACACAATCACAAAACTACCGAGAAAGGCCTTCATCATGCCCGTCACCATCTTGTCTTGCCAAACCAGGTTGATATAGGTTAGGCCGAACCAGTCATGGTGCAAGGCAAGTGGCGGAGGATTTTTAGCAAAATAATGATTAACCTCCGCCACTAACTTTTTCATATCTTGATTATCACCGCTTTTCAGCTGTATCCAAATGTTAGTTTTACGATAATCTGGTGTCACAAAATGCCACAGATCCTGAGGCCGGTGACTACCTTGATAAGTCATCAGCGTTTGTGCCACGGCAGCTTTAGTAGTCGGCACCTTGAAGGCTGAGTCTTCACCCAAGAGCAGCTCTCGATGCACCGTCTTCACGATATCTGTCAGCGAATTACTTTTACCGACTAACCCGGTGGTGAGTAAGAAGTCCTGTAAATCACTAATATAGGTTAACAGCTCCGGATTTTTGAAAACCTCTTTGTTTTGTTGCTGTGCTTGCAGAAAAGCAACCGCTTCATCCCAAGACTCCCAGTCAGCATCTGTTTCCGCTTGCTCGGCTTGTACCGAAGCAAAACTTTGCAGCTGCTGTAATATTTCACTGAACTCTCCTTTTGCTGCAGCAAGATTCGTTGCTTTGCCTTGCAGAACCTTTGCTACTCCTTGTGCAAGTGAGTCCATCCCGGTCAATAAATTTTCTATCGCCTGTTGTTTTGACATGTCCTCAGTCGTTGCCTGTAAAGAAAGATAGGCCATATAGGTGCCAGCAAAACGTTCGTTCAAGGCACGGTCGGCAACCCGAATTTCATGGCTGGGAGCAAACCATTTAACCGGGTTATCATTGATTTGAATTTGCTGTATTCCATAATAGGCGACGCCCACCAGCACTAACACAGCAACCAGGATTAATTTCGCATATTGGTAGGTACCTTTACCCAGGGCAAATAGCAACCGCGCCAGCAGGGATGGATGCGCTTCTCCCCCCCTGTGTTGAGCCATTCCAAAGCCTTTTAAGGAGGACTCCGACATCAACATGATATAAGCAGGCACCAGTGTGACCGTGAATAACCAGGCAAACAGAACCCCAATGCCAACAAATAACCCGAACACTTGCACTGGGGGAATCGGCGTTAGCGCTAACGAAGCAAAACCAATACTGGTCGTTAACGAGGTGTAGAGCATCGGGGATGACAGCTCCTCCATCACCTCACGCAATGTTTGATAACGATCTCCTGAACGCGGATAGCGATCAAAAAAGTCAGATAGAATATGGACCGCATCTAAGACCGCTATTGGCATAATAAAGATGGGTATCATGGAACTCATGATATGCACGGTATTACCGGTAATGATGAGCAATCCCATCGTTATCGTCACCGCAACCAGCGCAACAATCATTGGCGAGACAATGAGCTTCAGATTGCGAAAAAACAGCCACAGTAATAAGAAAATTAACGCCATCGCCGCAGGCGCAGATATGGCCATCTGCTGAAACATCTCTACACCAAACTGATCCTGGGCAACCGGCAATCCGGTGATGTAAAATTCATCACCCCCGTCAAAACTATCTATTTTTTCCCGTAATAAAGTCGCCACCTGATAGCTAACTTTTTTTTCACTAATAGGAATGTAAAGCGCCAGCGCCTTTCGATCGGACGAAACCAGTGTATCCTTGAGAAAAGGAATTCGAGAGGCCTTATCGGCAATGCTTATCGCTTCAGTTTCAGATTGCGGCGGCTGTGCCATCAACCATTCAAAACGAATGCTGCCAAGACCCGCCTGTTCGATGTTATCCACACTGGAAGGCGCAATCAGGTCGACACCTATCACTCCCTTCTGCTTACCATCGTCCTGCCATATTAAGGATTGCGCGTAGGTAGTTAGCTGATATACGCGTGTCAGTGTCGCCTGATTAAACACTCCCTGGGGATGATGCTGATTAACGACCCCCACCACCAGCATGTCATGCAGATTGAATTCATGGCGCAGACTATTATGAGTTACTCGTACAGGCTCTTCTGCACTTAGCATATTCTCAGGGTCGGTATCGATCTGTATCGAGTGGAGCAGCGGAAAAGAGGCAGGCCAAATACTTGGCAACGCAACCAGTAGAAAGATCAGTAAACTAATAACCCCAGCCAGCGAAAGAAAAATCTTCGGCCTACGGCTCGCACTTTCCGATAACAATAACACGATGATCCCCCTGTTACTTAAAAGCACAGCCCGGCTGCTTACCCATTTTCTTAAGCGCTATCGCCATTGGACAAAAGCCCGTAAATGCCGACTGAAACATATTCAGCCCGACAAAGGCGGACAGCAGAAAACCATAAGGGTGCAGCCAATACCCCAATACCAAACCCAACAAATTCATGGCTCCAGCAAACGCAAACATGATTCGGTCGATATTCATCTTTAGCTCCTTATTTTATATTAGACAGCACTAATTTAATGGCTTATTTTAGTTTTATCTAATATACAAAGTCAATCAAAAAGATATCTATTTCCTGATCCCAGGTTTACTAACAGGGGGCTTTTACTCGTTGACTACTCGTGTCAAGTGTTCAGAAAGCGTTTGCAGCTATCTTTCGGGGGGGGGGAGGGGGGGATGGTCCTTATGCTGAGTCTTTCGACCCCTCACGCTAGACTG contains:
- a CDS encoding MMPL family transporter, yielding MLLLSESASRRPKIFLSLAGVISLLIFLLVALPSIWPASFPLLHSIQIDTDPENMLSAEEPVRVTHNSLRHEFNLHDMLVVGVVNQHHPQGVFNQATLTRVYQLTTYAQSLIWQDDGKQKGVIGVDLIAPSSVDNIEQAGLGSIRFEWLMAQPPQSETEAISIADKASRIPFLKDTLVSSDRKALALYIPISEKKVSYQVATLLREKIDSFDGGDEFYITGLPVAQDQFGVEMFQQMAISAPAAMALIFLLLWLFFRNLKLIVSPMIVALVAVTITMGLLIITGNTVHIMSSMIPIFIMPIAVLDAVHILSDFFDRYPRSGDRYQTLREVMEELSSPMLYTSLTTSIGFASLALTPIPPVQVFGLFVGIGVLFAWLFTVTLVPAYIMLMSESSLKGFGMAQHRGGEAHPSLLARLLFALGKGTYQYAKLILVAVLVLVGVAYYGIQQIQINDNPVKWFAPSHEIRVADRALNERFAGTYMAYLSLQATTEDMSKQQAIENLLTGMDSLAQGVAKVLQGKATNLAAAKGEFSEILQQLQSFASVQAEQAETDADWESWDEAVAFLQAQQQNKEVFKNPELLTYISDLQDFLLTTGLVGKSNSLTDIVKTVHRELLLGEDSAFKVPTTKAAVAQTLMTYQGSHRPQDLWHFVTPDYRKTNIWIQLKSGDNQDMKKLVAEVNHYFAKNPPPLALHHDWFGLTYINLVWQDKMVTGMMKAFLGSFVIVLAMMVFLFRSLWWGLLSMVPLTVTIALTYGFIGFIGKDYDMPVAVLSSLSLGLAIDYAIHFLARARELRKRYANWEETVRAVYGEPARAITRNIIVIGCGFLPLLLAPLVPYQTVGFFISTILLLAGAATLLLLPALIRLFENILFRGSLTKSERGT
- a CDS encoding DUF2892 domain-containing protein, whose translation is MNIDRIMFAFAGAMNLLGLVLGYWLHPYGFLLSAFVGLNMFQSAFTGFCPMAIALKKMGKQPGCAFK
- a CDS encoding HDOD domain-containing protein; the protein is MKRVLFVDDETSILDGLRRMLRPYRNEWEMSFAESGEQALALMEDAVFDVVVSDMKMPGINGVELLTKIKNQYPDTIRIALSGHAEMEMLLESVQVTHQFLAKPSDAEHIRNVVSQAFALRSMLEDEKLRSCIASIDILPSLPDLYARVMEVAASPDGTLRDIGSIVGEDISMSAKLLKIVNSAYFGLARDVSSPEEATTILGLNIIRSLILSVKIFSSFEKNDCALNLQQLNRHCQNVAFLAKAIAQHENQPRRICDLSFMSGLLHDIGKLVLATAYVDKFSKTLNSSQPYEAWEEEQNIFGISHAQIGAYLLGVWNLPSSVVEAVAYHHIPDKAIEHSFSPLTATHIADALLLELETNNRDEQEPAFCVDYVAQFADAEKINDWRALTVELFGGG
- a CDS encoding outer membrane lipoprotein-sorting protein, translating into MYIGQLKIFMVGMVMLCASAAWSMEVSEIVSKANQAAYYKGEDGRAKVHMSIFDAQGRERNRDFTILRRDDTNEVDAEQKFFVYFTRPSDVSKTVFLVWKKINQDDDRWLYLPALDLVKRIAASDERTSFVGSHFFYEDVSGRAIDEDEHTLLEQSKNYYVVKSTPKNANAVEFAYYKNWIHRETFIPVKTEYYDNNDTLYRTYSALKVEEIDGFQTVTQSRMADSRIGGYTEMSYSDVKYNVGLADDLFSERYLRNPPRRELR
- a CDS encoding response regulator; protein product: MSNNILFVDDESNVLDAYRRNLRKQFNITTAISGAEGLNAIQTQGPFAVIVSDMRMPEMDGVAFLMKAKDLAPDTIRMMLTGNADQQTAIDAVNKGDVFRFLNKPCTPEDMAISLNDAIKQYELINAEKAVLENTLKASIETLAEVLSLISPDVFGRTTRIKRYMLECAKILALPNLWELESAALMSQMGCVTLPEELTKKALSLSPLNEEESKQYNRHPLLGAELIVKIPRMEVVANSIKYQHKYYDGSGSPADDLQGDDIPIGARILRVLLDYDLLETAGLRGNAALEKLKRRPGKYDPKVLDAFEQFLNEELGALEQEISVTQLNSSMILAEDVITKGGTLLMCKGQQTSESVAERLTNFWRNGAIANKVKVFHIKSADDGEKAVT